tcattttttttgatcCACGAGGAAGTTTTGATCTCCCAAGCTTTGCTACCATCTGTCACCATGAACAAGGCTCTGTCATCTGCAATGATGTATCTGGTAAAAGAGAAGAAACAAAATGATTGTAGAAGCTTTGAGGTGAACCATGGCTCTCACTTTCCACTGCTCCACCAAACTTGATTTTTAATGAGCGACTTTTCCCCTCTCTATAGAAACTAATATCACTTGTTGCGATGAAACTCCCCTGGGATATGGCacactattctttgtttaaaatcaaacagaacaatttgagactactgttatcaaaatcattttaccTTATCGCCTATACAATGTAACTCAATCACtgtacaccttggtctggggcggacattttataaatgaatttagaagagcagcaatgaCATCACTtgtattacattccagatgttgaaTCTACGTCACATGCAaaattttgggggaaattaattGGCCGTTTATATCTGTGGGCCGTTTTTCTTATAACTGGTCTAAATACATGTAGTTCTATGGGAAGAATgcctgttgagggcgctataacctcaATTTTAGTAacataaattcattttttttaaatgaccgatgatatttttctgaaattttcagagtatgttgtacgaacatgtagaaatacaatcaagtagttgccctacctgctcttctccgaaaaaagaaaaaagtcctatacctcaatgataatgaaacctaggtgtgtgCAGTCaatccactctgaagtacaaagtaccgacgcggacgcacacattgtgctgactttgaaggcacgtatatctgcagcagagacgcagcactgcgaaCTGTTTATGCGCTGTACATGCGggcattgtcactttgtactgaGTGGACAAACTGCACCTCAGGGATAGGTCaaatatactttttctgaatctttattaTATAGgaagacattggtatggtttttactCAGATTTGACTTACTTCACAATTTGAGCCCTGCATGTTAGCATTTTTCCagtgttccttttttttaaacttttcagaTATGTTGTTTGGAAGTTCTTTTAGAAATACTTACAACTAAAAACATTTGTGATCTAATTTTGTCCAGGTCACACCACTTTTGAAATATtgactatagtctatatatctacctcgactCACCgctactagctttgaagttcactgtgtgctgcgttggcttagcgttgTGTCTTGCTACTTTGATCACACACGGAAAAGTATGTACACACTGTAAACAATAAGTTAACACAgaacacactgaacttcaaagcttgTGTTGGTGATTCGAGGTAGAGATACTATAGTCGACTCCTAGgccaaagaaaaaaattgttgtgttgccctcaaccgcccgaccctaaatcctgaacaATCAgggtcggcttttttttttttttttgtttgaatgatgatttttacagataaaaaaaaaaaatcaatgtttttcaattaaaattaatattttattgaaagactagtctttaattgatgtctaacaggtatccagaagtcaaaattgacaaatgtccctaattgaagaagaattatttaatatttgagcggatttttaaaaactgaaaaaataaataaatcccaACCGtctgacccaactttcccattttcccacttgagggcaacacaacaaaatttttgttttggcGCTCCGCTGAGTTATTAATATTCTATCATTTCATTTCTGGTGAAGCTGTATTCAATCTCTGTTTGACTTTCTGTCCATTATTATGCCTATCAAAGATACCAAATGTTCATGTGTTGAATGCTTGGTGTGGATATCTGGATAAACATCAAGTGTCAGTTAATTTTACAACTGGATGAACTAGGAACTTGATTGATCAAGAACAAAAGCTATACAATAAGGTACAATATTGCCAAGGTCGTGTTTAATCCGCTAAATTGTGCTCTGTtggataaacataacattttcaaaacctgATGACATTTGGTGCAGACTGGGAGATAGAATGTTTATTTGCCACACCTTTGTGTTTTCACTGCTTAGTTATAGGGCATCAGCAACACTGACTGACTGACATCATGATGCCCTGGTAGGAATAGGATTCTCAGAGAGTGCAATAAACATCATCCGAGTACACACACAGGTCTTACCTCTGTAGTTGAAAATTAGCATTGAAAAGTTGGTCCTGCCACAGCTGGGTGAGCTTCTCCGATTCATCCCTGGTAGGACTCCCAGAAAGTGAAACAAACATCATCAGTGTCTGGCCTTTCTTGGACATCTGCAATACAGACTCCGGGTTCTTGGGATCAATCTTAGAGAAATCGATCTGAGGCTTGGGTTTCTCGTGTTCCATCAAATCATCTGGATCTTTTCTTCATCTTCCTAGAGAAATAATATGGATaatttacatgtataattataaaaGTTAGCACTTGGTTGAGCTATGTAACATTCCTGTAATGTAtctcttttccataaaatgttagttctcACTGTCAATTATATCCCTGAACAAAGGAGGATAACTACTATTTATATATAATGTCATAGCTTTAGACAATTTTTTTGACGATAGTACTGCTCTAATCAAAGGTGGGCACTGGGTAAACAGTAATACATAATAATACACTCTCAACCGCTTTAATGGATCGTTTCAAATGACAACCAAGGTGTATTAAGACTTGCTCATAACAAGATATTCAGTGGAAATCCATAcccctatagaggccttgcatgtgacgtatcatcccgtaaatatggcggactactcgaatgcattcaacaaaagtatgattgcaatctaccgtgacagttaagtctcacacacataaccctgcactacgatcaaataggttgatgacaacatttgattgaatggactgcactccgccataactacggtgaagaacaccggctcaaatcctttgtttggagccaatcgataatttcatgcagggcctctatagaagacatgaccttaatctttcacacagggagtatgtatttctaatggggttacctgaatgggtgactccatttgaaatcttcaccccctgtgtgggagttgtgtcttccatatgagg
Above is a window of Amphiura filiformis chromosome 20, Afil_fr2py, whole genome shotgun sequence DNA encoding:
- the LOC140142248 gene encoding LOW QUALITY PROTEIN: LRP chaperone MESD-like (The sequence of the model RefSeq protein was modified relative to this genomic sequence to represent the inferred CDS: inserted 1 base in 1 codon) — protein: MLALILKDPDDLMEHEKPKPQIDFSKIDPKNPESVLQMSKKGQTLMMFVSLSGSPTRDESEKLTQLWQDQLFNANFQLQRYIIADDRALFMVTDGSKAWEIKXFLVDQKK